In a single window of the Thermodesulfobacteriota bacterium genome:
- a CDS encoding DUF169 domain-containing protein encodes MSFSEQSVETFHRLGAELEILIRPATFPLAVKLAREEKDIPPECRRPKQVFGVQNFVCQNFKIARTYGWTMAVTEQDINCYLARNIYGWDPVTEETIQAAHAFNIGLYARDMETSKKLEAHLFRPAEPLHGLVIAPLTRTRVAPDVVLIYCLPAQAMRLIHGYLFIRGGALSFSATGRIGSCHEGVIKTVVTGEPQLVLLGNGDRVWGGAQDAEVMFACPAGKLEMLVDGLKQTHAAGLRYPVPVYMNYSPGFQDDFEKRALDRAGRTIVRPEESDK; translated from the coding sequence ATGTCCTTTTCGGAACAATCTGTGGAAACCTTTCACCGTCTGGGGGCGGAGCTGGAAATCCTGATCCGGCCGGCCACCTTTCCCCTGGCCGTCAAACTGGCCCGGGAGGAAAAGGACATTCCGCCGGAATGCAGGCGGCCGAAACAGGTCTTCGGGGTTCAGAACTTTGTCTGCCAGAATTTCAAGATCGCCCGGACCTACGGCTGGACCATGGCCGTGACCGAGCAGGACATCAACTGCTACCTGGCCCGGAACATCTACGGCTGGGACCCGGTCACCGAAGAAACCATCCAGGCGGCCCACGCTTTCAATATCGGCCTGTATGCCAGGGACATGGAAACGTCCAAAAAACTGGAGGCTCACCTGTTCCGGCCGGCGGAACCGTTGCACGGTCTGGTCATCGCTCCCCTGACCCGCACCCGGGTGGCTCCCGACGTGGTGCTGATTTACTGCCTGCCGGCCCAGGCAATGCGGCTGATCCACGGCTATCTGTTCATCCGGGGCGGCGCCCTTTCCTTTTCCGCCACCGGCCGCATCGGCTCATGCCACGAGGGCGTCATTAAAACGGTGGTGACCGGTGAGCCGCAACTGGTGCTGCTGGGCAATGGCGACCGGGTCTGGGGCGGAGCCCAGGACGCCGAAGTGATGTTCGCCTGCCCGGCCGGCAAGCTGGAGATGCTGGTCGACGGCCTGAAACAGACCCACGCGGCGGGCCTGCGCTATCCGGTGCCGGTCTACATGAATTACTCCCCTGGCTTTCAGGATGATTTTGAAAAACGGGCCCTGGATCGGGCCGGGCGGACCATTGTCCGCCCGGAGGAGTCGGACAAATAG
- a CDS encoding GxxExxY protein produces the protein MLNPDLNAINDPQTYAIIGAAMAVHRELGSGFLEAVYQAALEKEFRNQGVPYQRERSLPVYYKEDVIATYQVDFLYQPLQSAEPRP, from the coding sequence ATGCTGAATCCTGACCTCAACGCAATCAACGATCCGCAAACGTATGCTATTATAGGGGCCGCCATGGCCGTGCACCGGGAACTGGGCAGCGGCTTTCTGGAAGCGGTATATCAGGCGGCCCTGGAAAAGGAGTTCCGGAACCAGGGCGTCCCTTATCAGCGGGAGCGGTCGCTTCCGGTGTATTATAAAGAAGACGTAATCGCTACCTACCAGGTTGATTTTCTCTATCAGCCCCTCCAATCGGCGGAACCCCGTCCATGA